From a region of the Armatimonas rosea genome:
- a CDS encoding ATP-binding SpoIIE family protein phosphatase codes for MSTQNILVVDDDEEDFLIARDLLRDITGEPRYEALWARTPEEALAHMLPKSGEAPNHVLCLLDYRLGAVSGIEVLRQARTQGYSLPVFLLTGSSERSVDDEALAVGASDYLVKNEATPDLMARSIRYAVAQKKVEEELRVTAQALSDSRQREAEVGAAIQRTLLLRHGPAKVAPGLSLGVHITGAERVTGDYCDFLTFREQCFDVILGDVMGKGMSAALVGAAVKSQLQLAARRLTAEFQPFGRLPEPQEIVGALQAGLTPALTDLDCFVTLTYARFIRERNCLHYVDAGHPSILHWKAHEQEFVFLRGDNVPLGIIPDELYLEQSTTFEAGDVFVLYSDGLVEAQNEDGEEFGEQRLIAALDLTLSPQEQADGLCRQVNLWRNGKGDDLTCVVVRIEGSIKKPEQPALRKSREFRTDPAVLEDLRKVAEDFCSACAVPELADHVLLGLTEAASNIIRHAYAGRSDQRFRFEASAYADYLLFSLSDRGCPFVPGQVSDPAFDGTQDGGFGWFMIQSCFDEVTYFRDELGSNRLRLKINLNTPRK; via the coding sequence ATGAGCACACAGAATATCTTGGTCGTGGACGATGACGAAGAGGACTTCCTGATCGCACGGGACCTCTTGCGCGATATCACGGGAGAGCCACGCTACGAAGCACTCTGGGCACGAACCCCCGAGGAGGCGCTCGCCCACATGCTCCCCAAGAGCGGCGAGGCCCCCAACCATGTTCTCTGCCTCCTCGACTACCGCCTCGGCGCGGTCTCGGGAATCGAGGTGCTCCGCCAGGCACGCACCCAGGGCTACAGCCTGCCGGTCTTTCTTCTCACCGGAAGCAGCGAGCGCTCGGTGGACGACGAAGCGCTGGCGGTGGGGGCATCGGACTACCTGGTGAAGAACGAGGCGACCCCCGACCTGATGGCCCGCTCGATCCGCTACGCGGTGGCGCAGAAAAAAGTGGAAGAAGAGCTCCGGGTCACCGCACAGGCCCTCTCGGACTCCCGCCAGCGCGAGGCCGAGGTCGGCGCGGCGATCCAGCGGACGCTCTTGCTGCGCCATGGCCCCGCCAAGGTCGCGCCCGGCCTCTCGCTCGGGGTGCATATCACCGGCGCCGAGCGGGTGACCGGCGACTACTGCGACTTTCTGACCTTCCGTGAGCAGTGCTTCGATGTGATCCTGGGCGATGTGATGGGCAAGGGAATGTCCGCCGCACTAGTAGGAGCCGCGGTCAAGAGCCAGCTCCAGCTCGCCGCACGCCGCCTCACCGCGGAGTTCCAGCCCTTTGGACGCCTCCCCGAGCCGCAAGAAATTGTCGGGGCACTCCAGGCCGGGCTCACCCCCGCCCTCACGGACCTCGACTGCTTCGTGACCCTGACCTACGCCCGCTTTATCCGCGAGCGCAACTGCCTGCACTATGTCGATGCCGGACACCCCAGCATCCTGCACTGGAAGGCACACGAGCAGGAGTTTGTCTTCCTGCGCGGCGACAATGTCCCGCTGGGGATCATCCCCGATGAGCTCTACCTGGAGCAGTCCACGACGTTCGAGGCGGGCGATGTCTTTGTGCTCTACTCCGATGGTCTGGTCGAGGCACAGAACGAGGACGGCGAGGAGTTTGGCGAGCAGCGGCTGATCGCGGCGCTCGACCTCACGCTCTCTCCCCAGGAGCAGGCCGATGGGCTCTGCCGGCAGGTCAATCTCTGGCGCAACGGCAAGGGCGATGACCTCACCTGTGTGGTCGTGCGGATTGAGGGCTCGATCAAGAAGCCCGAGCAGCCCGCCCTGCGCAAGTCCCGCGAGTTCCGCACCGACCCCGCTGTCCTGGAAGACCTGCGCAAGGTCGCCGAGGACTTCTGCTCGGCCTGCGCGGTCCCCGAGCTCGCCGACCACGTGCTCCTTGGCCTCACCGAGGCCGCCAGCAATATCATCCGGCACGCCTACGCCGGCCGCTCGGACCAGCGCTTCCGCTTCGAGGCCAGCGCCTACGCGGACTACCTGCTCTTCAGCCTAAGCGACCGAGGCTGTCCCTTTGTCCCTGGCCAGGTCTCCGACCCGGCCTTCGACGGCACCCAAGACGGTGGCTTTGGCTGGTTCATGATCCAGAGCTGCTTCGACGAGGTGACCTACTTCCGGGATGAGCTCGGCTCAAACCGCTTGAGACTTAAAATCAACCTGAATACCCCTAGAAAGTAA
- a CDS encoding response regulator, translating into MTFTPKHPLRIVMADDDPDDRMLTRDAFEECDAVDCAGFVEDGQALLELLTSLSPLPRLILLDWNMPRKNGLETLHILKASPNFKSIPVVILTTSTDSVDVASANAAGAEGFITKPVTFEGLVAIVQEMVARYAPELVL; encoded by the coding sequence ATGACCTTCACGCCCAAACACCCCCTTCGGATCGTCATGGCCGACGACGACCCCGATGACCGGATGCTGACACGCGATGCCTTCGAGGAGTGCGATGCGGTCGACTGCGCCGGCTTTGTCGAGGACGGCCAGGCCTTGCTGGAGCTTCTCACGAGCCTAAGCCCGCTGCCGCGCCTGATCCTCCTCGACTGGAACATGCCCCGCAAGAACGGCCTGGAGACCCTCCATATCCTCAAGGCAAGCCCCAACTTTAAGAGCATTCCCGTGGTCATCCTCACGACCTCGACCGACTCCGTCGATGTGGCCTCCGCCAATGCCGCCGGCGCCGAGGGCTTTATCACCAAGCCCGTGACCTTCGAGGGCCTGGTCGCCATTGTCCAAGAGATGGTCGCGCGCTACGCACCGGAGCTTGTCCTATGA
- a CDS encoding alkaline phosphatase family protein codes for MARQGTLALFVFIDALGWELLQKNPFLTELAPVRTRLETVLGYSCTCDPTILTGRLPRENGHFSFFVYAPERSPFGKLPCSLLGLLPTAVTDRARVRSKISQLYKKQLGYTGYFNLYAVPFHRLPDLEYTEKRDLYQPQGINGGQKTLTDDLRAANIPHFVSDWRKDDTASVAALAEALTTQKPRTAYLYLAGMDGILHAEGTNSERVRQKLAWYDEKLTGLVAQAQTQYSEVRLHVFSDHGMTNVTSTCNLMAQIEALGLAWGKDYAAVYDSTMARFWLLSDKARQAIPAALTKEPQGRILTDTELENFGCNFADKRFGDLFFLLNPGVLLCPSFMGTRPIAGMHGYDPADKDSAASYLSNTPTDALPHRLTDLYGLMRAESGLKT; via the coding sequence ATGGCACGACAGGGAACCCTCGCACTCTTTGTTTTTATCGACGCGCTCGGCTGGGAGCTGCTCCAGAAGAACCCGTTTCTGACAGAGCTCGCGCCCGTCCGCACGCGCCTAGAGACCGTGCTCGGGTACTCCTGTACCTGCGATCCGACCATTCTCACGGGACGACTCCCCCGTGAGAATGGTCACTTCTCCTTCTTTGTCTACGCCCCCGAGCGCTCGCCCTTTGGCAAGCTCCCGTGCAGCCTGCTGGGGCTCCTTCCGACCGCTGTCACCGACCGCGCACGGGTGCGAAGCAAGATCAGCCAGCTCTACAAAAAACAGCTCGGCTACACGGGCTACTTCAACCTCTACGCGGTCCCCTTTCACCGCCTCCCCGACCTGGAGTACACGGAGAAGCGCGATCTCTACCAGCCACAAGGGATCAATGGGGGCCAAAAAACCCTCACCGATGACCTGCGCGCGGCCAATATCCCACACTTTGTCTCGGACTGGCGCAAGGACGACACGGCCAGTGTGGCGGCACTCGCCGAGGCACTGACCACGCAGAAGCCCCGCACGGCCTATCTCTACCTGGCGGGCATGGACGGCATCCTGCACGCGGAGGGGACGAACTCCGAGCGGGTGCGCCAGAAGCTGGCCTGGTACGACGAAAAACTCACGGGGCTGGTGGCGCAGGCCCAGACCCAGTACAGCGAGGTCCGCCTGCATGTCTTCTCCGACCATGGGATGACCAACGTGACCAGCACCTGCAACCTCATGGCCCAGATCGAGGCGCTCGGGCTGGCCTGGGGCAAGGACTACGCCGCGGTCTACGACTCGACGATGGCGCGCTTCTGGCTCCTCTCGGACAAGGCACGCCAGGCGATCCCCGCCGCGCTCACCAAAGAGCCCCAGGGCCGCATCCTCACCGACACGGAGCTGGAAAACTTCGGCTGCAACTTCGCCGACAAGCGCTTTGGAGACCTGTTCTTCCTGCTCAACCCGGGCGTCTTGCTCTGCCCCAGCTTCATGGGAACCCGCCCGATCGCGGGGATGCACGGCTACGACCCCGCAGACAAGGACTCGGCGGCGAGCTACCTCTCCAACACCCCCACCGACGCGCTCCCCCACCGCCTCACCGACCTCTATGGCCTGATGCGCGCGGAGTCCGGCCTGAAGACGTGA
- a CDS encoding STAS domain-containing protein, producing MELTKTYLENGVSYIVLNIHKLDMSNTVEFKKKIVQVAQGETQVILDISQVEFVDSSGLGSILSFLRDLRTRGGELRLCGVQPRVMAMFELVRMQKIVPIAASAEDAQAAFALPKAA from the coding sequence ATGGAGCTTACTAAGACCTACCTAGAGAATGGCGTTTCCTATATCGTCCTCAATATCCACAAGCTGGACATGAGCAACACGGTCGAGTTCAAGAAAAAGATAGTACAAGTTGCCCAGGGCGAGACCCAGGTGATCCTGGACATCAGCCAAGTGGAGTTTGTCGATAGCTCGGGGCTGGGCTCGATCCTCTCCTTCCTGCGCGACCTGCGCACCCGCGGCGGCGAGCTGCGCCTCTGCGGTGTCCAGCCACGGGTCATGGCGATGTTCGAGCTCGTCCGCATGCAGAAGATCGTTCCCATCGCCGCCAGCGCGGAAGATGCCCAAGCCGCCTTCGCCCTCCCCAAGGCAGCGTAG